The DNA sequence GGACGTCCGTACCTCGATCTTCCACCGGGTGCTGGCCTTCTCCGCCCGCGAGCTGAACCAGTTCGGCGCCCCGTCACTGATCACCCGCAACACCAACGACGTGCAGCAGGTGCAGATGCTGGTGCTGCTGACCTGCACGATGCTGGTGGCCGCGCCGATCACCATGATCGGCGGCATAGTGATGGCCCTGCGGCAGGACGCAGGCCTCTCCTGGCTGCTGCTGGTGGCCGTTCCGCTGCTCGCCCTGTGCATCGGACTGATCATCTCGCGGATGGGACCTCAGTTCAGGATCATGCAGAAGCGGATCGACGTGGTCAACCGGGTGCTGCGGGAGCAGATCACCGGCATCCGGGTCGTCCGGGCCTTCGTCCGCGAGCCGTACGAGACCGACCGATTCGGGCGGGCCAACCAGGACCTGACCGACACGGCCACGACCGTCGGTCGCTATATGGCCGCCATGTTCCCGATCGTCATGTTCATCATGAACCTGTCCAGCGTCGCCGTCCTCTGGTTCGGCGCCCACCGGGTCGACGCGGGCCAACTGCAGGTGGGCTCGCTGACCGCCTTCCTGGCCTACCTGATCCAGATCCTGATGGCGGTCATGATGGCCACCTTCATGCTGGTGCTGGCGCCGCGGGCGGCTGTCTGTGCCGAGCGGATCCAGGAGGTGCTGCAGACCGAGTCGTCGGTGAAGCCGGCTGAGCACCCCGTCACCAGGCTGCGGACCGCCGGTCTGGTCGAGTTCGACCGGGTCGAGTTCACCTACCCCGGTGCGGAGAAGCCGGTCCTGCGCGACATCACCTTCACCGCCCGACAGGGACAGACCACCGCCATCATCGGCTCCACCGGCTCCGGCAAGACCACGCTGATCTCGCTGATCCCCCGGCTCTTCGACGCCACCGGTGGGTCGGTGCGGATCGACGACGTCGAGGCACGTGCCCTCGACCCCGACCTGCTCTGGAGCCGGATCGGCCTGGTGCCCCAGAAGCCGTACCTGTTCTCCGGCACGGTCGCCAGCAACCTGCGCTACGGCAACCCGGACGCCACCGACGAGGAGCTGTGGCGGGCTCTCGAGATCGCCCAGGCCCGCGACTTCGTGTCGGAGATGCCCGGTCAGCTGGAGGCGCCGATCGCTCAGGGCGGCACCAACGTCTCCGGCGGCCAGCGACAGCGGCTCTCCATCGCCCGGGCGCTGGTGAAGGACCCGAAGATCTACGTCTTCGACGACTCGTTCTCGGCGCTCGACGTCGCCACCGACGCGCGGCTGCGGACGGCGTTGAAGGCGGGGACGCGTGATGCCGCGGTGATCATCGTGGCCCAGCGGGTCTCCACGATCGCCGGCGCCGACCAGATCATCGTCCTCGAGGACGGCCTGGTGGTGGGCAAGGGCAGCCACGAGGAGCTGCTCCGCAGCTGCCCCACCTATATCGAGATCGTTGACTCCCAGCTGAGTGCAGAGGAAGCCGCATGAGCACCGACTCCGACCAGAAGACCTCCGCAACGCCGGCCAAGGCGCCCGAACGGCCCAAGTACGGACCACAGCGGACCCACGGGCCCTTCGGTCAGGGTCCCGGTATCGAGAAGTCGATGACCTTCTGGCCCTCCACCAGGCGGTTGCTCGGCAAGCTGAGGCCGGAGCGGCTGATCATCGGGCTGGTCATGGCGATGGCCGTCGTCGGCGTCGCCCTCAACGTCTTCGGCCCGAAGATCCTCGGCTGGGCCACCGACGTGATCTTCACCGGCGTCATCGGCAAGATGCTGCCGGCCGGTGGCACGAAGGAGCAGGTGGTGGCGCAGCTGCGTGCTGCCGGCCAGAACACCTTCGCCGACATGGTGCAACGGCTGGACGTGGTTCCCGGCCAGGGCATCGACTTCACCGCACTGAGCCAGATCCTGCTGTTCGCTCTCGCCGTCTACGTCGTCTCGTCGGGCTTCATGCTGTGGCAGGGCTACCTGCTCAACGGCGCCGTGCAGCGTTCGGTCAAGACACTCCGCGACGAGGTGGAGGCCAAGATCAACCGGTTGCCGCTGAGCTATTTCGACAAGCAACCCCGGGGCGAGCTGCTCAGCCGGGTCACGAACGACATCGACAACGTCTCACAGACGCTGCAGCAGACACTCAGCCAGCTGCTCACCTCACTGCTCAGCGTGATCGGCGTCGTGATCATGATGTTCGTCGTGTCGCCGACCCTGGCCGTGATCGCCCTGGTGACGATCCCGGTCTCGATCGTGGTCACCGGCCTGATCGCCAAGCAGTCACAGAAGAAGTTCGTCCAGAACTGGAAGAGCACCGGTGAGCTGAACGCCCACATCGAGGAGGCCTTCACCGGCCACTCGCTGGTCAAGGTGTTCGGCCGTCAGCACGAGGTCGAGCAGGTCTTCGCGGACCGGAACTCCGAGCTGTTCAGAGCCGGCTTCGGAGCGCAGTTCATCTCCGGCATCATCATGCCGGCGATGATGTTCATCGGGAACATCAACTACGTGATCATCGCCGTGGTCGGTGGCCTCCGGGTCGCCTCGGGCACGATGAACCTCGGCGATGTCCAGGCGTTCATCCAGTACTCCCGGATGTTCACCCAGCCGCTCACCCAGGTCGCCTCGATGGCCAACCTGCTCCAATCCGGGGTCGCCTCGGCTGAGCGCGTGTTCGAGGTCCTGGACTCGGCCGAGGAGGACTCGGAGCTGCACGGCACCCTCAACCCCACCAAGGGCCGGGTCCAATTCGAGCAGGTCAACTTCTCCTACGAGCCCGACAAGGAGCTCATCACCGACCTGTCCCTGGTGGCCGAACCCGGTCAGACGGTCGCGATCGTCGGCCCGACCGGCGCCGGCAAGACGACGCTGGTGAACCTGATCATGCGGTTCTACGAGCTGAACAGCGGCCGGATCACCCTGGACGGGGTGGACATCACCTCCGTCCCCCGGTCGGCGTTGCGGTCCAACATCGGCATGGTGCTGCAGGACACCTGGCTCTTCCACGGCACCATCAAGGAGAACATCGCCTACGGCCGGCCGACGGCCACCGACGAGGAGATCCACGCCGCCGCCGAAGCGACCTACGTCGACCGCTTCGTGCACTCGCTGCCCGACGGCTACGAGACGGTGATCGACGAGGAGGCCAGCAACATCAGCTCCGGCGAGAAGCAGCTGATCACGATCGCCCGCGCCTTCCTGGCCGACCCGGCACTGCTGATCCTGGACGAGGCGACCAGCTCGGTCGACACCCGCACCGAGGTGCTGGTGCAGCATGCCATGGCGGCCCTGCGCACCGACCGGACCAGCTTCGTGATCGCCCACCGGCTGTCGACCATCCGCGACGCCGACGTGATCCTGGTGATGGAGCACGGCCAGATCGTCGAGCAGGGCAGCCACCACGAGCTGCTGGCCGCCGAGGGGCACTACTTCGACCTGTACAACTCCCAGTTCGCCGGCGAGCCGGAGGAGGTGGCCACCGAGGAGCCGCTGGTGCTGGCCGCCAAGCCGGCCCGCCCGTTCTGACCCAGCCCCCTTCTGTTCTGGCCCGTTCAGCCGGGGCCGCTCGCCGGCCGGTCAGTCGAGCTGCTGGATCATCTGCTCCAACTGGGCGTCGCTGAACCCCATCCCCGGGAAAGCGGCGAGGGTCGCCATCGGCATCGTCCCGACGACCTTGATCAGCTCCTCGTCGGCCAGCAGATGGTTGGTGGCGGCGTCCGCTCCGGCCATCACCAGCTCGCGGCCGCGCGGGTCCGCCAGCCACTCATGCAGGGTGGACATCGGTCCGAGCGGCGCCGCGAGCCTGGGAGCCTCGAGCTGGACCGGCACCTTCGCGGCCAGCTGCCGCGAGGAGGACCCGACCGCGACCTCGAACTCACCGGCCTCGAGGGCCCAGCGCCCGTGCAGCTCGGACCAGAAGGCGAAGTCCCGCTCGACCAGGGTCAGCTCGACCTGGCGGCTCTCGCCAGGCTCGAGAGCGACCTTGGTGAAGGCCTTCAGCTCCCGTACTGGCCTGGCCACACTCGACTGTGGGTCACCTACGTAGACCTGGACGACCTCCTGGCCGGCGACCGACCCGGTATTGGTCACGCTGGCTGTCACGGTGACGGCCAGGTCCCCGGTCTCGACGGCGCCGGCCACCTGGGCCGTGACTCCGCCGATGTCGAAGGTGGTGTAGGAGAGCCCGAAGCCGAACGGATAGCTGACCTCCTGGTTCGCCTTGTCGTAGCCGCGGTAGCCGATGAAGATGCCCTCCCCGTAGCGCACCACACCGGGATCCCCCGGGAAGTTGAGGAACGAGGAGTTGTCCTGCAGCCGCAGCGGGATGGTCTCGGCCAGCTTTCCGGACGGGTTCGCGACGCCGAGCAACAGGTCTGCGGCCGCACCACCGGCCGCCTGGCCGGACAGCCAGCACTCCAGGATCGCCTTCGCCCGACCTTCCCAGGTGGCCATCCGCACCGTCGACCCGTTCGCCAGCACCACCACCACCCGGTCATGGACGTCGGCGACGGCGTTCAACAGGTTGAGCTGGTTGGTCGGCAGGTCCATGTGGGTCCGGTCGAAGCCCTCGGATTCCTCGGCCGCCGGCAGGCCGAGGAAGACCACCACGGCGTCGGCCCCGTCGGCTGCCTGCACCGCCTCGGCGAGCAGCTGCTGGTCGTTCTCGGTCGTCCCCACCCCGAACCCGGCGGCGAACGTCACTTCCACCTCGCTGCCGACACCGGCGGTCAGCTCGTCCACCGCAAGGTCGAGCCTGGTGGGCGTGACCTGGGACGAGCCGGCGCCCTGGTAGCGGGGGGTGCGCGCGAACTCGCCGATCACGGCCAGCCGGGAACCGCTCGGCAGCCGGAGCGGCAGCACACCGCCCTCGTTCTTCAGCAGCACCGCCGACTCGTGCGCCGCCCGCCGGGCCAGGGCGTGATGCTCCTCGTTGGAGACGTCGGTCTCCTCCGCCAGCGCCGGCAGCGCCGCGTTCACCAGCCGCAGCACCCGGCGGACCCCCTGGTCCAGGACATCCTCACTCAGGGACCCGTCCTGCACCGCGGCGACCACCGCAGCGT is a window from the Microlunatus panaciterrae genome containing:
- a CDS encoding ABC transporter ATP-binding protein; the protein is MLIRLLRDYLAPYKGLLTGVIVLQLVGTMAALYLPTLNADIIDKGVATGDTGYIWQTGGFMLAVSLIQITCTIAAVYLGAKTAMAFGRDVRTSIFHRVLAFSARELNQFGAPSLITRNTNDVQQVQMLVLLTCTMLVAAPITMIGGIVMALRQDAGLSWLLLVAVPLLALCIGLIISRMGPQFRIMQKRIDVVNRVLREQITGIRVVRAFVREPYETDRFGRANQDLTDTATTVGRYMAAMFPIVMFIMNLSSVAVLWFGAHRVDAGQLQVGSLTAFLAYLIQILMAVMMATFMLVLAPRAAVCAERIQEVLQTESSVKPAEHPVTRLRTAGLVEFDRVEFTYPGAEKPVLRDITFTARQGQTTAIIGSTGSGKTTLISLIPRLFDATGGSVRIDDVEARALDPDLLWSRIGLVPQKPYLFSGTVASNLRYGNPDATDEELWRALEIAQARDFVSEMPGQLEAPIAQGGTNVSGGQRQRLSIARALVKDPKIYVFDDSFSALDVATDARLRTALKAGTRDAAVIIVAQRVSTIAGADQIIVLEDGLVVGKGSHEELLRSCPTYIEIVDSQLSAEEAA
- a CDS encoding ABC transporter ATP-binding protein, with product MTFWPSTRRLLGKLRPERLIIGLVMAMAVVGVALNVFGPKILGWATDVIFTGVIGKMLPAGGTKEQVVAQLRAAGQNTFADMVQRLDVVPGQGIDFTALSQILLFALAVYVVSSGFMLWQGYLLNGAVQRSVKTLRDEVEAKINRLPLSYFDKQPRGELLSRVTNDIDNVSQTLQQTLSQLLTSLLSVIGVVIMMFVVSPTLAVIALVTIPVSIVVTGLIAKQSQKKFVQNWKSTGELNAHIEEAFTGHSLVKVFGRQHEVEQVFADRNSELFRAGFGAQFISGIIMPAMMFIGNINYVIIAVVGGLRVASGTMNLGDVQAFIQYSRMFTQPLTQVASMANLLQSGVASAERVFEVLDSAEEDSELHGTLNPTKGRVQFEQVNFSYEPDKELITDLSLVAEPGQTVAIVGPTGAGKTTLVNLIMRFYELNSGRITLDGVDITSVPRSALRSNIGMVLQDTWLFHGTIKENIAYGRPTATDEEIHAAAEATYVDRFVHSLPDGYETVIDEEASNISSGEKQLITIARAFLADPALLILDEATSSVDTRTEVLVQHAMAALRTDRTSFVIAHRLSTIRDADVILVMEHGQIVEQGSHHELLAAEGHYFDLYNSQFAGEPEEVATEEPLVLAAKPARPF
- a CDS encoding glycoside hydrolase family 3 C-terminal domain-containing protein — its product is MTAQLDIDNLIGQLTLEEKAALTIGSDFWHTAPIDRLGIPAIMVSDGPHGLRAQLDEADHVGLAGSVPATCFPTASGLASSWNVDLFRTVGEALGRESRKWHVAVLLGPGVNMKRSPLCGRNFEYLSEDPQLAGILATAMVHGVQSQGVGTSVKHYAANNQEEDRLRVSAEVDPRTLREIYLPAFERIVKEANPWTVMCAYNKVNGTYASEHHWLLTEVLRDEWGFDGLVVSDWGAVHDRVAALKAGLDLEMPPHRGVSDAAVVAAVQDGSLSEDVLDQGVRRVLRLVNAALPALAEETDVSNEEHHALARRAAHESAVLLKNEGGVLPLRLPSGSRLAVIGEFARTPRYQGAGSSQVTPTRLDLAVDELTAGVGSEVEVTFAAGFGVGTTENDQQLLAEAVQAADGADAVVVFLGLPAAEESEGFDRTHMDLPTNQLNLLNAVADVHDRVVVVLANGSTVRMATWEGRAKAILECWLSGQAAGGAAADLLLGVANPSGKLAETIPLRLQDNSSFLNFPGDPGVVRYGEGIFIGYRGYDKANQEVSYPFGFGLSYTTFDIGGVTAQVAGAVETGDLAVTVTASVTNTGSVAGQEVVQVYVGDPQSSVARPVRELKAFTKVALEPGESRQVELTLVERDFAFWSELHGRWALEAGEFEVAVGSSSRQLAAKVPVQLEAPRLAAPLGPMSTLHEWLADPRGRELVMAGADAATNHLLADEELIKVVGTMPMATLAAFPGMGFSDAQLEQMIQQLD